The Rosa rugosa chromosome 3, drRosRugo1.1, whole genome shotgun sequence sequence GTTATCAAAAAAATGGTGCTTTAGTTATTTCACTTATTCTCTCTGCTCTATATCTATCTCTTTGGTTCCACGATGAGATATGCATGTAGTGCATAGCTAAGTAGTTTTGTTGCTTGCTGGAGTAAGCTATTCAAAACTTTTCGAGTAAACACTGCAACAGCATCAAACATAATATTGGAtttcttttaaaaatgaatttttGTTCTTACAGTCCAACAAAACGAACATGTATCAGCACCTGCTTGAATAATTTATTCGACGAAGATTTTGGGGCCATTCTCATAAAGCAATGAGATATTCGAATATCCCAGTTACAGTACGAGATATTCAAGTTGTATATCAAATCCTTCTTTTCTACCACAAATCATTATCAGTTTTCATCTTTTTGCTCTGTCCGGATCCTCATTTTGTACCTTAGAAGGCTTAGATCATAGATTTCAACGTTTATTATCTTTTCTATTGTTTGCTAAATCATCATTCTTCGACTATTATAATTGTCAACATTCCAAACCCAGGAACCACATGGATAATCCGTCGTTAATACATAGTTTTGGCAGGGGACTACCAATGTAAAGCCTAGGTTTAGGCCTTTAGGGTCTAAGGTTGTCTATCAGCatgaaacagctccagaccttTGCTGGTTCGTTGCTTGTTCTAGCTTGTGAGAGACAATTCAAGCTTGAGCGGCTGGCTCTTGGCTTGTTCTTGCTTGTAACAAGTCAAGCTCGAGCTCTCATGGACGTATTACAAGTGTGCACAATTCGTATAGTAAGCTCAAGTTACAGAAAGAGGACAGAAGAAGCCTGCTCAATCCAGCTTGAAGCCTTGAATACAACTAGTTAACACTAGGGTCTAAATCATCCCTATGTTTAGCAGAAGTTATATAGCAGAAGTTATATAGAACCCTATCAACAGAAAAATTAAGTTGCAAGGGTCTATAAATTTGAACTTTCCTGTTCACGTTTTTTACTAGATGCAACCGAAACATAAATTCACAGACAAGAAAATTTAAGCCTGAAAGTATATTTCTCTTGATTGCTCCAAAAGCTAGTTCCACTAACATCTCAGCTAATCATAACATCAGATTGTACCATGTAATGTAATACGAAATGACAGGGTATTCAGGTAATAGGGAATACCCCACTAATCATAAAGCACTTCCATACAAAACCCCACTGTTGTCACTAGGCCTAACAAACTGCACATGTTTCCGACAATTCATCCCAATTATGAAATATCAGTTCTGAAGACCTGGCACAACAATTCTTTCGGTCCTCCATCCCCAGAAAGCACTTTACATAACcctgtagagagagagagagagagagggatcaTTTATCAGTACTTTAAGAATGATCAAAACATCCATACAACCATAATAGTCAAATAATTAAAAGAACTCCTAGCAACTATTATTTCTTATCTTCAGGCCAGAAAAATGTATACATAAGGTAAATATGCCACTTACATGATCAATCATAGAGGCAGGAGTTGCAGACTCAGGAGGAAGTAGGAAGGAATACCCTAATGAGCTCTTTCGCAGTTACTTTTCTCCTACAGGTAGGGCATTTTCCCTGTGCAGTTATCGCAGCCTTAATGCACTTCTTACAGAAAATGTGACCACATTTTGTTGACATCTCCTCAACCAACGGAGCCATGCAAATGGGACAGGTAAAGGTGGGCTCCtttggcggtggcggcggcagTGGTGGCTGCATAGCCCGCTCATTCTGTAAATAAAAGTATTTGAGATGAGTACCCACCAATTAGACATAtgcacaagaaacaaagatgaCGCTTCAATTTCAAAAGACACTTATTGTAGGAAAGTCATAAATCAAGTTCATGATCAGTCAAAGCATTTCACAAATGTAGAGCAGAGATACATACGACAACCACTCTCAAGTTAAACGGTTCAGTTGATGTAAGCATGACCAGTGGGACAAACATCAACATATATCAAAGGTTCACAGCATGTTGCTAACAGTTGATCAAAATCATATATGCATCTTCATTATCAAAGTGACAAGCCATTAATATGTACTCACCAActcacaaaaatgaaaaataaaataaaaaatgaagacATGGTTAGGCAAGCACCGACTTCACCAGCACTTATGGTAAAGTGGGGAAACATCACTTCAGGATCAGTAGAGTCCCCTTTGAGGATATCCTTTAGTTAACTACTTGTGAAATGGCTTTGAGACTCACGTCTCTGTTATTTAGGCTAAAGTAACCATGCTTTAGGTTGTAAAACTAATTTCATCTATGAATAATTCACTGCAAATTCAACATTGGCCAATTTGACCTACCATTTCATCATGACTTGTGAGTGCGCACTTAGATGCAAGAAACAAAGTATATGGTGGACAGAGTTTAATATCTCATTTGATTTTTGGCCAAGTATAGCATTAACCTAGTATGTTAAATCTCGATGCAACTTGTGAAAATGCAGGAGGAAGGATtcaaatcaacaaaaaaaaaaagtgcgaaaaagaaaaaagtttgaAATTAAGTTTACATCATTCAAAAGTATATTTGCACTGCAAGAACAAAATGTGACTCAGCATATAAAGACAGAACTATGTCTTCACCAAAACCAGATGATCAGTGCATTTGcaacaaaacataaaagatAGTTTCATCTTACAAGACTTTTAGGCAGACAAGATGAAGATGAGAAATTACTATGATTACCTTTGAATTGGAGTTGCTATTGCCATCCAAGTTTATGTAAAGTTCGCAATTAATGATTGTTTGATTTGGCTCAACTCTTCTGCGCTTTTGACGAGTGGCCCTAGGCAGTTCTGCAATGAAGATGTAAGAAATGCAAAGTAGAAATATGTTAAGAAACAAACTGACTACACAAGGCATATAACACAAATAGCAATATGGGGAAACTAAAACTTGTCACTGACAATGTCTAGCTCAAATGTGAGAAGCTTTTGTAGCAACCAACTACCCATTCTTCTTTagaacaataataaataaaaaataataaaagaggAAGATAAAGTGTCAGCTTGTACAGGATCGTTCAGGACAAATTTGGAGACTGAAACATTCTAAACACCTTATCCTACTAATTTTTGCCTATAATTTTATCCTATGGAGTAGTAAAAAAGTAGTGATAAAAAAAGCCAAATGAAAACATTCATCTTATCCACACTAATCACTTGACATTACAGAGCTTGAACTaccaaataaataaacatgCTTCACAAAAGAAAACACTATAGAGACCCAGAAGTTCTGCTGTAATGAAACAATTAGAAGTTGTATCATAGAACAGAACTTAATTACCTGATTCCAAATCAACCACAGGCCTCCTTCGGTTCCTTCTGGAGTTGTTTTCAGCCTGATATAAATATCACAATATTAGAGCTTTATTTTAACGTATATCAAGTGTGCAGAGATACCCACAACAAAGAAATacataaaattaaattaaagcatACTTCAGCAATAGCCCTGGGGGAAGATATGACAACATCATCATCAATAGCCTCAAGATCAATCACCAATGGGGGCTGGCTAGGTCTCTCAACCTGAGGTAACACCTGAGCTGAAGTTCCCTCTTGATTCCGATTCTCACCAGGTGGTGCAC is a genomic window containing:
- the LOC133740850 gene encoding uncharacterized protein LOC133740850; this encodes MSTRVARGPSARTGLRRRKNELDLNSAPPGENRNQEGTSAQVLPQVERPSQPPLVIDLEAIDDDVVISSPRAIAEAENNSRRNRRRPVVDLESELPRATRQKRRRVEPNQTIINCELYINLDGNSNSNSKNERAMQPPLPPPPPKEPTFTCPICMAPLVEEMSTKCGHIFCKKCIKAAITAQGKCPTCRRKVTAKELIRVFLPTSS